A window of Fragaria vesca subsp. vesca linkage group LG7, FraVesHawaii_1.0, whole genome shotgun sequence contains these coding sequences:
- the LOC101307154 gene encoding uncharacterized protein LOC101307154: MKKGMFSFSSYEDHFQNEPHFLDACFLCRKSLGNNSDIFMYRGNTPFCSKDCRQEQIEFDEAKEKSWKVSSSSSSSSSSRASIRKSDANKDSSTGKTVRTGTVAVA; this comes from the exons ATGAAGAAAGGAATGTTCTCCTTCAGCTCCTACGAAGATCATTTCCAGAATGAGCCTCACTTCCTTGATGCCTGCTTTCTCTGCAGAAAGTCACTTGGAAACAACTCAGACATCTTCATGTACAG GGGAAATACACCATTCTGTAGCAAAGATTGTAGACAAGAACAAATAGAGTTTGATGAGGCTAAAGAGAAGAGCTGGAAAGTGTCCTCTTCTTCTTCCTCCTCATCTTCAAGCAGAGCATCTATCAGAAAATCAGATGCCAACAAAGACTCTTCCACCGGCAAAACTGTACGGACAGGCACAGTTGCTGTAGCCTGA